DNA from Helcococcus ovis:
TCCGCATAGAATGGATGATGATTATCCTTTTGATGATATATGTGGAGCTGTAGTTGCTTATAAATTTATAGATGCAATTATTGAACTGTATGGTAAAAATATTGGATTAGAAAAGAAAAGTATATATTTTCTTCTTCAATTTGCAATGCTTGGGACAGTTTGTGATATGATGAAAATCGTTGATGAAAATAGAATAATAGTTATCGAAGGGTTAAGGCTTATAAATAAAACTAATAATATAGGAATAAAATCCTTGTTAAATGAAATTAAATGGGAAAAGCCGGTAGATATATACACAGTAGGTTTTTTAATTGGTCCTATTATAAATGCAAGTGGAAGAATTTATACAGCAAAATTGGGTGTTGAACTTTTTTTAACTGACAACATTGATGAGGCAAATACATATTCTAAAACCTTAGTTGAATTAAACGATGAAAGAAAAGAAATGACTCAAAAATCTGTAGAATTGGCAATTGAAAATATTGAATATGAAAATATCCATAAAAATGATATAATTGTTGTATATGATTCAAGTATTCATGAAAGTATTTGTGGACTTGTTGCAGGTAGGGTAAAAGATAAGTATAATAAGCCTACATTAATTCTTACTGATTCTTCAAATGAAGGTATCCTAAAAGGCTCAGGTAGAAGTATAAGTGCATATAATATGTTTGAAAAATTTAATAATTTTAGGGATGAATTTGTTGCTTTTGGCGGGCATGCAATGGCATGTGGCTTGAGTATAGAAAAAGAAAAATTAAAGTCTTTTAATGAAAAAATTCAATTGGATAGCAATCTCGTGGAGGATGATTTTAATAAGTCAATCGATTTAGATTATTGTTTGAATTTTAAAAATATAAATAAAAACTTAATCAATCAAATAAACGAGCTAAGTCCATACGGTTATGGGTTTTCTGAACCCATATTTGCAAGTAAAAATGTTTTTGTAAGAGATATATTTTTACTTGGAAAAGATAAAAATGTATTAAAGATTAAATTTGAGCAAGATGGCATTTTATTGGATGCGATAAATTTCAGAATTGATGAAATACTTGATAAATTAGAAATTAATATTGATGATATATATAAAATTAAAAATAAAAATTATGATATAGTTTATAAAATTGGAGAAAATACTTTTAACGGATACACGAGTATTCAATTAAATTTAATCTCAATGAGGTAATATGTTAGAAAGATTATTAGAGGCGGTAAGAAAATATAATAAGGATTTAGATGTTGAATTAATTACTAAGGCTTTTAATTTAGCAAAAGAAAAACACAAGGGACAAGTGCGTAATTCAGGAGAAGAATATATAGTACATCCTCTTGAAGTTTCAATTATTTTGGCTTCAATGCAAATGGATGATCAGACAATTTGTGCCGGATTGATGCATGATATTTTAGAAGATACAGATTATTCAAAATCTGATATGGAGAAGGAATTTGGAGAAGAAATTACTGCTCTTGTTGATGGTGTAACAAAATTAAAAAATCTTCAATATAAAACAAAAGAAGAAGCTCAAATTGAAAGTATAAGAAAAATGGTATTAGCTATGGCTAATGATATCAGGGTAATTATTATAAAATTATCTGATAGACTTCATAATATGAGAACATTAGAATATAAAGATAGGGATAAACAAATTAAAACCGCTAATGAAACTTTAGAAATTTATGTTCCTATAGCCCATAGACTAGGAATTAATGCAATTAAATGGGAGCTTGAAGATTTGTGTTTAAGATATATTGATCCTGTATCATATTATTCTGTTGCTCAACAAATTGATCAAAAAAGATCTGAAAGAGAAAAAATTATTCAACATATTATGGACAAACTATCAACTGAACTTGATAAGATAAATATTAGATTTACAATGACAGGAAGACCTAAAGGAATTTATAGTATCTATAATAAGATGCAAAAGCAGGAAACAACAATTGACAATATATTTGATTTGATTGCAGTGAGAGTAATTGTTAAAGATATAAATCAATGTTATGCAGTTTTAGGTATTGTTCATAATTTATGGAAGCCAATACCAGGTAGATTTAAAGATTATATTGCAATGCCAAAACCCAATTTTTACCAATCGTTGCATACAACAGTAATCGGTGAAAAAGGACAAATTTTTGAAGTTCAAATTAGAACTGAAGAAATGCACAGAAATGCTGAATACGGTATTGCTAATCACTGGCAATACAAAGAAGGTAAGAAGAAAGCTTCAAATTTTGACAACAGATTAAATTGGATAAGACAAGTTATAGAATGGGGAAAAGACACGTCAGCATATGAGTTTATTGATAATTTTAAAAATGACTTATTTAATGATGAGGTTTATGTATTTTCACCAAAAGGTGATGTTGTTGATTTACAAAAGGGGGCTACACCGATAGATTTTGCATATAGAGTCCATTCAGAAGTAGGAAACAAATGTGTAGGAGCTAAAATAAACGGTAAAATTCAACCATTAAATTACAAACTTAAAACTGGAGATATTGTAACAATTCTTACTTCTAAAAACTCAACAGGACCAAATCTGGGTTGGCTTGATATGGCA
Protein-coding regions in this window:
- a CDS encoding RelA/SpoT family protein, translating into MLERLLEAVRKYNKDLDVELITKAFNLAKEKHKGQVRNSGEEYIVHPLEVSIILASMQMDDQTICAGLMHDILEDTDYSKSDMEKEFGEEITALVDGVTKLKNLQYKTKEEAQIESIRKMVLAMANDIRVIIIKLSDRLHNMRTLEYKDRDKQIKTANETLEIYVPIAHRLGINAIKWELEDLCLRYIDPVSYYSVAQQIDQKRSEREKIIQHIMDKLSTELDKINIRFTMTGRPKGIYSIYNKMQKQETTIDNIFDLIAVRVIVKDINQCYAVLGIVHNLWKPIPGRFKDYIAMPKPNFYQSLHTTVIGEKGQIFEVQIRTEEMHRNAEYGIANHWQYKEGKKKASNFDNRLNWIRQVIEWGKDTSAYEFIDNFKNDLFNDEVYVFSPKGDVVDLQKGATPIDFAYRVHSEVGNKCVGAKINGKIQPLNYKLKTGDIVTILTSKNSTGPNLGWLDMAVTQHAKNKIRAFFKKKSREENIELGQELLEKELRKKGHDVSKLMVDEWLLNAAEKNNALSIESLYNLIGYGTVQVENVIKFLEKKYNDKYKKEEEISNLVNIEDKNPHKDKNINEAIIIDDITNLETKFAKCCNPVPGDKVIGYITHGNGVSVHRINCKNIINLKNKERLIEVKWSENNNSSFPVQVKVIIENRPAYLADLTKGLSKDGFDISAINTKQNHDSTINISLVILVKSNSDIDRIYNIIKKIDGTIKVFREKN
- the recJ gene encoding single-stranded-DNA-specific exonuclease RecJ, which translates into the protein MENWYLINKIENYNKIKDKKNITSFQKILLANRDITDAYKIDSIFNSNIDNLHSPLLMRDMQKGVDVLFDSMMKNEKIMISGDYDQDGVAATVILYKGIKLFYENVLYSIPDRIEDGYGLNKNIVDDCIENNVKLIITCDNGIAAFEAIDYAKKNNIRVIVTDHHEVVNIDGVDNLPNADAVINPHRMDDDYPFDDICGAVVAYKFIDAIIELYGKNIGLEKKSIYFLLQFAMLGTVCDMMKIVDENRIIVIEGLRLINKTNNIGIKSLLNEIKWEKPVDIYTVGFLIGPIINASGRIYTAKLGVELFLTDNIDEANTYSKTLVELNDERKEMTQKSVELAIENIEYENIHKNDIIVVYDSSIHESICGLVAGRVKDKYNKPTLILTDSSNEGILKGSGRSISAYNMFEKFNNFRDEFVAFGGHAMACGLSIEKEKLKSFNEKIQLDSNLVEDDFNKSIDLDYCLNFKNINKNLINQINELSPYGYGFSEPIFASKNVFVRDIFLLGKDKNVLKIKFEQDGILLDAINFRIDEILDKLEINIDDIYKIKNKNYDIVYKIGENTFNGYTSIQLNLISMR